In one window of Equus asinus isolate D_3611 breed Donkey chromosome 16, EquAss-T2T_v2, whole genome shotgun sequence DNA:
- the SSX2IP gene encoding afadin- and alpha-actinin-binding protein isoform X3: MGDWMTVTDPGLSSESKNISQNTSETKMSPSSLYSQQVLCSSIPLSKNVHSFFSAFCTEQNIEQSISYLDQELTTFGFPSLYEESKGKETKRELNIVAVLNCMNELLILQRKNLLAQENVETQNLKLGSDMDHLQSCYAKLKEQLETSRREMIGLQERDRQLQCKNRNLHQLLKNEKDEVQKLQNIIASRATQYNHDMKRKEREYNKLKERLHQLVMNKKDKKIAMEVLNYVGRADGKRGSWRTGKTEARNEDEMYKILLNDYEYRQKQILMENAELKKVLQQMKKEMISLLSPQKQKPRERADDGTGTVLSDVEEDAGELNRESMWDLSCETVREQLTNSIRKQWRILKSHVEKLDNQVSKVHLEGFNDEDVISRQDHEQETEKLELEIQQCKEMIKTQQQLLQQQLATACDDDTTSLLRDCYLLEEKERLKEEWSLFKEQKKNFEKERRSFTEAAIRLGLERKAFEEERASWLKQQFLNMTTFDHQNSENVKLFSAFSGSSDRDNLTVHSRPQQKKPHSVSNGSPACTSKLTKSLPASPSTSDFCQTRSCVSEHSSINVLNISPEESKPNQVGRECTNPKWSVASRPGAQEGCYSGCSVTCTNSHVEKDD; encoded by the exons ATGGGAGATTGGATGACTGTTACAGATCCAGGTCTGTCTTCAG AAAGCAAAAATATCTCTCAAAATACCTCAGAAACAAAGATGTCTCCATCAAGTTTATACTCACAGCAAGTGCTATGTTCTTCAATACCTTTATCAAAAAATGTGCACAGTTTTTTCAGTGCCTTCTGCACAGAACAGAATATTGAACAAAGTATTTCATATCTGGATCAG GAATTGACTACTTTCGGGTTTCCTTCATTATATGAAGAATCCAAAggtaaagagacaaagagagaattaaatATAGTTGCTGTTTTAAATTGTATGAATGAGCTACTTATACTTCAGCGGAAGAACCTTCTAGCTCAGGAAAATGTGGAAACACAGAATCTGAAACTGGGAAGTGATATGGACCATCTGCAGAGCTGCTATGCAAAACTTAAG GAACAACTGGAAACCTCCAGGAGAGAAATGATTGGGCTtcaggaaagagacagacagtTACAATGCAAGAACCGGAATTTGCATCAgctactgaaaaatgaaaaagatgag GTACAGAAATTGCAAAATATCATTGCAAGTCGAGCTACTCAGTATAATCATGATATGAAGAGAAAAGAGCGTGAATATAATAAACTAAAGGAACGTCTACATCAGCTTGTTATGAACAAGAAGGATAAAAAAATAG CTATGGAGGTTTTAAATTATGTGGGGAGAGCTGATGGAAAAAGAGGCTCCTGGAGGACTGGTAAAACGGAAGCCAG GAATGAAGATGAAATGTATAAAATTCTCTTGAATGATTATGAATATCGCCAGAAACAAATCCTAATGGAAAATGCTGAACTTAAGAAGGTTCTTCagcaaatgaaaaaggaaatgatttctcttctttctccccaaaagcaGAAACCTAGAGAAAGAGCAGATGATGGTACAGGAACT GTTCTCTCTGATGTTGAGGAAGATGCTGGGGAACTGAATAGAGAGAGTATGTGGGACCTTTCCTGTGAAACTGTGAGAGAGCAGCTTACAAACAGCATCAGGAAACAGTGGAGAATTTTGAAAAGTCATGTAGAAAAACTTGATAACCAAG TTTCAAAGGTACACCTAGAAGGTTTTAATGATGAAGATGTAATCTCACGACAAGACCATGAGCAAGAAACTGAGAAGCTCGAGTTAGAAATTCAGCAGTGTAAAGAGATGATTAAAACCCAGCAGCAGCTTCTACAG cAGCAGCTTGCTACTGCATGTGATGATGATACCACTTCACTGCTGCGAGACTGCTATTTGTTGGAAGAAAAGGAACGCCTCAAAGAAGAATGGTCCTTATTTAAAGagcaaaaaaagaattttgagaaagagAGACGAAGCTTTACAGAAGCCGCTATTCGGCTAGGATTGGAG AGAAAGGCATTTGAAGAAGAAAGAGCCAGTTGGTTAAAGCAACAGTTTTTAAATATGACTACCTTTGACCACCAGAACTCAGAAAATGTGAAACTTTTCAGTGCCTTCTCAGGAA gttcTGATCGGGACAATCTTACAGTGCACTCGAGGCCACAGCAGAAGAAGCCTCACAGTGTGTCTaatgggtctccagcttgcacaTCCAAACTTACGAAATCTCTTCCCGCTTCTCCTTCTACTTCAGACTTTTGCCAGACACGTTCCTGTGTGTCTGAACATAG TTCAATCAACGTGCTGAATATATCTCCTGAAGAATCTAAACCAAATCAGGTTGGAAGAGAATGTACAAATCCGAAATGGAGCGTGGCATCCAGACCTGGGGCACAGGAAGGTTGCTATAGCGGATGCTCCGTGACCTGCACAAATTCTCATGTAGAAAAAGATGACTGA
- the SSX2IP gene encoding afadin- and alpha-actinin-binding protein isoform X5, protein MGDWMTVTDPGLSSESKNISQNTSETKMSPSSLYSQQVLCSSIPLSKNVHSFFSAFCTEQNIEQSISYLDQELTTFGFPSLYEESKGKETKRELNIVAVLNCMNELLILQRKNLLAQENVETQNLKLGSDMDHLQSCYAKLKEQLETSRREMIGLQERDRQLQCKNRNLHQLLKNEKDEVQKLQNIIASRATQYNHDMKRKEREYNKLKERLHQLVMNKKDKKIAMEVLNYVGRADGKRGSWRTGKTEARNEDEMYKILLNDYEYRQKQILMENAELKKVLQQMKKEMISLLSPQKQKPRERADDGTGTVLSDVEEDAGELNRESMWDLSCETVREQLTNSIRKQWRILKSHVEKLDNQVSKVHLEGFNDEDVISRQDHEQETEKLELEIQQCKEMIKTQQQLLQQLATACDDDTTSLLRDCYLLEEKERLKEEWSLFKEQKKNFEKERRSFTEAAIRLGLERKAFEEERASWLKQQFLNMTTFDHQNSENVKLFSAFSGSSDRDNLTVHSRPQQKKPHSVSNGSPACTSKLTKSLPASPSTSDFCQTRSCVSEHSSINVLNISPEESKPNQVGRECTNPKWSVASRPGAQEGCYSGCSVTCTNSHVEKDD, encoded by the exons ATGGGAGATTGGATGACTGTTACAGATCCAGGTCTGTCTTCAG AAAGCAAAAATATCTCTCAAAATACCTCAGAAACAAAGATGTCTCCATCAAGTTTATACTCACAGCAAGTGCTATGTTCTTCAATACCTTTATCAAAAAATGTGCACAGTTTTTTCAGTGCCTTCTGCACAGAACAGAATATTGAACAAAGTATTTCATATCTGGATCAG GAATTGACTACTTTCGGGTTTCCTTCATTATATGAAGAATCCAAAggtaaagagacaaagagagaattaaatATAGTTGCTGTTTTAAATTGTATGAATGAGCTACTTATACTTCAGCGGAAGAACCTTCTAGCTCAGGAAAATGTGGAAACACAGAATCTGAAACTGGGAAGTGATATGGACCATCTGCAGAGCTGCTATGCAAAACTTAAG GAACAACTGGAAACCTCCAGGAGAGAAATGATTGGGCTtcaggaaagagacagacagtTACAATGCAAGAACCGGAATTTGCATCAgctactgaaaaatgaaaaagatgag GTACAGAAATTGCAAAATATCATTGCAAGTCGAGCTACTCAGTATAATCATGATATGAAGAGAAAAGAGCGTGAATATAATAAACTAAAGGAACGTCTACATCAGCTTGTTATGAACAAGAAGGATAAAAAAATAG CTATGGAGGTTTTAAATTATGTGGGGAGAGCTGATGGAAAAAGAGGCTCCTGGAGGACTGGTAAAACGGAAGCCAG GAATGAAGATGAAATGTATAAAATTCTCTTGAATGATTATGAATATCGCCAGAAACAAATCCTAATGGAAAATGCTGAACTTAAGAAGGTTCTTCagcaaatgaaaaaggaaatgatttctcttctttctccccaaaagcaGAAACCTAGAGAAAGAGCAGATGATGGTACAGGAACT GTTCTCTCTGATGTTGAGGAAGATGCTGGGGAACTGAATAGAGAGAGTATGTGGGACCTTTCCTGTGAAACTGTGAGAGAGCAGCTTACAAACAGCATCAGGAAACAGTGGAGAATTTTGAAAAGTCATGTAGAAAAACTTGATAACCAAG TTTCAAAGGTACACCTAGAAGGTTTTAATGATGAAGATGTAATCTCACGACAAGACCATGAGCAAGAAACTGAGAAGCTCGAGTTAGAAATTCAGCAGTGTAAAGAGATGATTAAAACCCAGCAGCAGCTTCTACAG CAGCTTGCTACTGCATGTGATGATGATACCACTTCACTGCTGCGAGACTGCTATTTGTTGGAAGAAAAGGAACGCCTCAAAGAAGAATGGTCCTTATTTAAAGagcaaaaaaagaattttgagaaagagAGACGAAGCTTTACAGAAGCCGCTATTCGGCTAGGATTGGAG AGAAAGGCATTTGAAGAAGAAAGAGCCAGTTGGTTAAAGCAACAGTTTTTAAATATGACTACCTTTGACCACCAGAACTCAGAAAATGTGAAACTTTTCAGTGCCTTCTCAGGAA gttcTGATCGGGACAATCTTACAGTGCACTCGAGGCCACAGCAGAAGAAGCCTCACAGTGTGTCTaatgggtctccagcttgcacaTCCAAACTTACGAAATCTCTTCCCGCTTCTCCTTCTACTTCAGACTTTTGCCAGACACGTTCCTGTGTGTCTGAACATAG TTCAATCAACGTGCTGAATATATCTCCTGAAGAATCTAAACCAAATCAGGTTGGAAGAGAATGTACAAATCCGAAATGGAGCGTGGCATCCAGACCTGGGGCACAGGAAGGTTGCTATAGCGGATGCTCCGTGACCTGCACAAATTCTCATGTAGAAAAAGATGACTGA
- the SSX2IP gene encoding afadin- and alpha-actinin-binding protein isoform X2: MGDWMTVTDPGLSSESKNISQNTSETKMSPSSLYSQQVLCSSIPLSKNVHSFFSAFCTEQNIEQSISYLDQELTTFGFPSLYEESKGKETKRELNIVAVLNCMNELLILQRKNLLAQENVETQNLKLGSDMDHLQSCYAKLKEQLETSRREMIGLQERDRQLQCKNRNLHQLLKNEKDEVQKLQNIIASRATQYNHDMKRKEREYNKLKERLHQLVMNKKDKKIAMEVLNYVGRADGKRGSWRTGKTEASFFLRNEDEMYKILLNDYEYRQKQILMENAELKKVLQQMKKEMISLLSPQKQKPRERADDGTGTVLSDVEEDAGELNRESMWDLSCETVREQLTNSIRKQWRILKSHVEKLDNQVSKVHLEGFNDEDVISRQDHEQETEKLELEIQQCKEMIKTQQQLLQQLATACDDDTTSLLRDCYLLEEKERLKEEWSLFKEQKKNFEKERRSFTEAAIRLGLERKAFEEERASWLKQQFLNMTTFDHQNSENVKLFSAFSGSSDRDNLTVHSRPQQKKPHSVSNGSPACTSKLTKSLPASPSTSDFCQTRSCVSEHSSINVLNISPEESKPNQVGRECTNPKWSVASRPGAQEGCYSGCSVTCTNSHVEKDD; this comes from the exons ATGGGAGATTGGATGACTGTTACAGATCCAGGTCTGTCTTCAG AAAGCAAAAATATCTCTCAAAATACCTCAGAAACAAAGATGTCTCCATCAAGTTTATACTCACAGCAAGTGCTATGTTCTTCAATACCTTTATCAAAAAATGTGCACAGTTTTTTCAGTGCCTTCTGCACAGAACAGAATATTGAACAAAGTATTTCATATCTGGATCAG GAATTGACTACTTTCGGGTTTCCTTCATTATATGAAGAATCCAAAggtaaagagacaaagagagaattaaatATAGTTGCTGTTTTAAATTGTATGAATGAGCTACTTATACTTCAGCGGAAGAACCTTCTAGCTCAGGAAAATGTGGAAACACAGAATCTGAAACTGGGAAGTGATATGGACCATCTGCAGAGCTGCTATGCAAAACTTAAG GAACAACTGGAAACCTCCAGGAGAGAAATGATTGGGCTtcaggaaagagacagacagtTACAATGCAAGAACCGGAATTTGCATCAgctactgaaaaatgaaaaagatgag GTACAGAAATTGCAAAATATCATTGCAAGTCGAGCTACTCAGTATAATCATGATATGAAGAGAAAAGAGCGTGAATATAATAAACTAAAGGAACGTCTACATCAGCTTGTTATGAACAAGAAGGATAAAAAAATAG CTATGGAGGTTTTAAATTATGTGGGGAGAGCTGATGGAAAAAGAGGCTCCTGGAGGACTGGTAAAACGGAAGCCAG TTTCTTTCTCAGGAATGAAGATGAAATGTATAAAATTCTCTTGAATGATTATGAATATCGCCAGAAACAAATCCTAATGGAAAATGCTGAACTTAAGAAGGTTCTTCagcaaatgaaaaaggaaatgatttctcttctttctccccaaaagcaGAAACCTAGAGAAAGAGCAGATGATGGTACAGGAACT GTTCTCTCTGATGTTGAGGAAGATGCTGGGGAACTGAATAGAGAGAGTATGTGGGACCTTTCCTGTGAAACTGTGAGAGAGCAGCTTACAAACAGCATCAGGAAACAGTGGAGAATTTTGAAAAGTCATGTAGAAAAACTTGATAACCAAG TTTCAAAGGTACACCTAGAAGGTTTTAATGATGAAGATGTAATCTCACGACAAGACCATGAGCAAGAAACTGAGAAGCTCGAGTTAGAAATTCAGCAGTGTAAAGAGATGATTAAAACCCAGCAGCAGCTTCTACAG CAGCTTGCTACTGCATGTGATGATGATACCACTTCACTGCTGCGAGACTGCTATTTGTTGGAAGAAAAGGAACGCCTCAAAGAAGAATGGTCCTTATTTAAAGagcaaaaaaagaattttgagaaagagAGACGAAGCTTTACAGAAGCCGCTATTCGGCTAGGATTGGAG AGAAAGGCATTTGAAGAAGAAAGAGCCAGTTGGTTAAAGCAACAGTTTTTAAATATGACTACCTTTGACCACCAGAACTCAGAAAATGTGAAACTTTTCAGTGCCTTCTCAGGAA gttcTGATCGGGACAATCTTACAGTGCACTCGAGGCCACAGCAGAAGAAGCCTCACAGTGTGTCTaatgggtctccagcttgcacaTCCAAACTTACGAAATCTCTTCCCGCTTCTCCTTCTACTTCAGACTTTTGCCAGACACGTTCCTGTGTGTCTGAACATAG TTCAATCAACGTGCTGAATATATCTCCTGAAGAATCTAAACCAAATCAGGTTGGAAGAGAATGTACAAATCCGAAATGGAGCGTGGCATCCAGACCTGGGGCACAGGAAGGTTGCTATAGCGGATGCTCCGTGACCTGCACAAATTCTCATGTAGAAAAAGATGACTGA